TGATAGAGCAGTTGTTTAATAACTTCTTTACGCATCATTGAAGAAGTGGCTATAATAACGCCATCCAATACTTTAGGAATTTCATTTAAATTCGTAGTAAAGGTTAAATTGTGTTGGCATTTCAAGTTTACTTCTTTATAATGATTTTCCGCAGACTTTAAAGACTCAATACTAGGATCCACAACAAAAATATTAGAGGAATCATCCAATTTAGACATGGATTGTAAATGTCTTGAACCTATATGCCCACTCCCAATGATTGCAATGTCCATGTTTTCACCCCTATACAAGTATATAAATTTATAAAATTTGTTATCTAATAAAGAAATACCATAAGTGAAGGTTGCTTTATTTGTAGATTAAAATATTTTTCAAAGAAATAAGTCACTGTTAAAGTTAGAAAAAGTATTGTAACGTCATTTTTATGATGTATTCATTAAAAAGACAACCGATGTCTTTACCGGTTATATTTTGACTATTTTACACAAATAAGAAAGAAAACTATTCCTAATAAATTGGCAATCTATTTTATGTACTTTGTGAAGATGTAAAAAATATCTTGACCTTTTAGGATTTGAAAGTGAAGTTATGACATAGTATTTTTTTTAGTATATTCAAATCAGTCATACTATCTATATCTAAATCATATTTTTCATCCATAATATAACTTAGTTTATTATCATTTAAACTAGTATTCTTGTTTAATGACTTATTAATTTTATTGATATATATTGCACCGTTAACTTTATATACATCTGGAAAATCTTGACGTCTAATCGTACTATTTATATTTAAAATATTTTTTAATGTCTCATCTTCTCGGATTGTTCTCATTAAAATAGGATGTTCTTTGACTTTAGATACACTGACTAAACTTTCTAGTTTATATTTTATAATTTTCTCAATAGCTTCATCAATGTGTAATGACTTTCTCAAAGGTTGTGTAGGCTGTAGTAACACAACGTAATCATAAAATTCACCAAATTCATTTAACTTATCTAATGTAAAAATAACAGTATCAATTGTTTTTGACTCATCAGTTGCTAACCATGAAGGGCGTAAAAAGGGAATACTTGCTCCAAGATTTCGAGCAATATTTGCAATTTGTTCAGAATCGGTAGAAACGATGATATCATCAAGATATTTTGATTGTTTCGCTGATTCTATCGTGTATTGAATTAATGGTTTTTCGCAAACTTCAATAATATTTTTGTTAGGTATGCCCTTGCTTCCACCTCTTGCAGGAATAATAGCAACAAAAGAGAAGTTGTGATACATCTACTTAACCCCTTTTTATTCTTAATAATTTTCCGTATCAATAAATTTTTTTTGAATGTTTATTTTCCACAATTCTTCAGAATTCAATATTTTAATGAACTTTTCACTACTTTTTCCATTACCAAATATATTATTTTCTTGTTTTTTTAAATGAACTTCCTCTATAGCTTTAATAATTTCATCTTTATCCTCATTAACATGGACAATATTTTTCATATTTTCAATTTGATAACGACCTTTTTGTCTATTACCGATATCTATAGCTGGTGTTCCGTATACTCCTGCTTCCATGATTCCAGCACTTGAATTTCCAATAATAAACTCAGCATATTTCATAAGGGTTAAAAAATATTCAAATCTCATGGATGGAATAACTCTAAATTGTAGTTCATCTTCTAATTGTTGATAAGTATTGATAATAGAAGTACTCCCTGGATCATTATTTGGATAGATAACAATATAATTCCTTCCTGTTTTTTTTAGTGATTCAATAATTAAATTAACTTTTTTATCTAACAAATTTAATTCTGTCGTAACAGGATGATACATAAATATTGCATATCTATTAAAAAAAATTTCATATCTTTCTTTCACTACATCTAAATTAGGTAATGTATCTGATAGCATAATATCAATATCAGGAGATCCTATTATAAAAATAGACTCATTGCTTTCGCCTAATTGTAATACGCGTTGCCTTGCCCTCTCATTGCTAACCAAATGAATATGCGAAAATTTTGTGATTGCATGTCGGATGGATTCATCTATTGTTCCAGAAACTTCTCCACCTTCAATATGGGCTACTTTAATATTATTAAAACTTCCAACAATTGCACCTGCCAATGCTTCTAATCTATCTCCATGTACTACTATTAAGTCTGGTTTTATTTCTTCAACGTAATTACTTAAACCTAATATTGTATTGCTCAAAGTAATATCCATATCTGATTGATTTTTTTGATTAATATACTGATACACATTTTTAAATCCATCTTTTACTATTTCGGTCCAGGTCGAACCGTATTTTGAAAGCATGTGCATTCCTGTAACAAAAATTAATAGTTTGAATTTTGGTGTTTCTTCAATTCTTTTCATTAATGATTTTATTTTTCCGTAGTCCGCTCTAGTTCCAGTAACAAATAAAATTTTCTTCATAACGTTTATTCTCCAACTATCTTTTCAATATCGCTCCATTTTAAATGTTCATCTTTTGCAATATCTCTTAAAACTTTTTTTCCTAATAATCTTTTATAAAACTCTGCTTTAATTTCACCTGTACCAGGACGTTTTACCCATATATTTTCTTTTGTTAAAATCTCTCCTGTTTTAATAGACTTTGTACTAACTACTGTTGAAAATGCAAAATCTATTGTAACTTTTTCTTCAGGTATCGCTTCTTTTTTCCCTCCACGCATTAAAGAAATTTCCATAGAAGATTTCATTAATTCTGAAAGTTCTTTTGGATTCATAGAACACACAATATCTGGACCTTTTCTACTTTTTGAATCAGTAAAATGTCGTTCTAAAATGGAAGCGCCTAATGCAGTTGCAGCAAGACAAGCATTATTATTCAATGTATGATCTGACAAGCCGATAACCGCATGTGGAAACTCTTTCATTAATTCGACCATACCACCTAGTCTTACTAATTCAGCTGGCGTAGGATAAATATTCGTACAATGCAATAAGGCATAAGGAACATGAAAGCTTTCAAGAATAGTTACAGTCTTTCTTACACTCTCTATATTATTCATTCCTGTGGAAATAATCATTGGTTTACCAAAAGAGGCGATATGCTCAATTAGTGGATAGTTATTACATTCTCCTGACCCAATTTTATAAGCAATAACCCCCATTTTCTCCAGTCTATTAGCTGCGGCTCTAGAAAAAGGTGTACTAAGAAAAATCATCCCTTTAGATTCTACATATTTTTTTAATTCTATTTCTTCTTTCTCATTTAATGCACAACGTTCCATTACTTCATAAATTGAAACATCTGTATTTCCTGGAATTACCTTTTTCGCTTCTTTACTCATCTCGTCTTCAACTACATGAGTTTGATGCTTAATAACTTCTGCCCCCGCTTCGTAAGCAGCATCAACCATTTGTTTGGCTACACTTAAACTACCTTCATGATTAATACCTATTTCACAAATAACTAGTGGCTTATGGTCTAACCCAATATATCTTTTTCCTATTTTTATAAACGGATTAGTCAATATACTACCTCCCTTTCAACATATTTCCCACGCAACTGTTTGAATTTATATCTCTATCCTTTTATTATTAATAAAATTTTTTCAACCATTCATTTACTAAACAATGAAATTCGTTGGCATTTTCCAACAAATGCTGTTTTTTATTATCATAATCTTCTTTGATTTTATTGAAATTATTTATTGTATCATTAGTTATTATTCTCAATACATGGTCAAAATTATTATCCTTTAAATCAACAATTCTATCTTCCAATCCTAGAGATTTATATAAGTTTTTTACATTTGGGTAACATACTAATCCAATAGTTGGAATACCAAGGGCTATATTACAAACATTAGAATGAAACCTAGTTCCTAACACCAAATTACAACGAGAATAAATATCAAAGATATGATGAAATTTATCATCCCCTTGAATACATGGTGCAACACTAATATTAGTCCGTCGATATTTATCATTAATATTTTCTAAAACATCAAATATAATGCTTAAATCTCTAAAAATGTGCGGAATAAATATAATATTTAAGCTAGGCATATCTTGAAAAAGACTTTCTAAGTATAGAGAAAATTTCCTAATAAACTCTTTATAAGTGACTTCTCCAGAAAATCTTCTTTCTAACATATCGCCCGCCAAATTTATAGCAATATTCATTCCATCTCCAATTAAATTTTGGCCAAAATCGGATTTTATTAGGTTATAAAAAAAACCACCATCTGGTATTTCATATATTTTATTAGCATATTCTAATCCAATTAAATCTTTTATATTATCTAATGATCCATCATTTCTTACAGAGACTAAACACTTTTCAGAATGTAATGTGTAATCAAGAAATTTTTTAAACTTTGTTAAAGTCTCTGATGTATAACCTTTATTTGGATCACAACCGAGTCCATTAAATAAAATAGGGATATTTATTTTTGCTAACTGTTCAGGACTTAAGTCTATCGTTGTACCCGTTTTAGATTTCTCAACCCATAATTCGAAATAGTTTCCTCCACCAATAATCAATAAATCAAATTGGTTAACCTTCTCGATAAAAGTATCATCAAAATCCCACTCTCCCCAATAATGTCTTCTGATTTCCAAATCAGTATATACTAGTTCAAAATCCAAATTTTTTTTTAATAAATTACGCACTCCGTTATGATTAGCATTATCTCCAATATTTCCATGAAAACTTGCTAAATGTAATACATTTAATTTTTTCATTACACATAATCCTCTTCCTACTTTTATAATCATCTACATACTAAATTTATAACCTATATACATTGTTTATTTTATCCCTTCCTCCATAAAGATAGGAAAACCTCTATAATGGAAGACTTCTCAACTACTTTGTTTTTTTATCAATAAAATTCTCCATGTCGTTAAAACAATAAAGTATTGTTGGGAAGATAGACTCAATTTGATAAAGTAAATTCCCAAAGTTATTTACTATATCCTTCGCTTTTTTTATAACATTAGTTTCATTTCTAATCATTTGAACCTTTTTCTGTAGAAATTCAAACTCAACACGAATCATTGGATTGACAAATGTTTGATAAAAAATACTATTTATCATGTCACTAAATTTATAATCAAACAAAGTAAAAATAGAAGGCAACTCTTTCATATTATGTTGTTTACGATACAAATCCATTTTTTTTAACATTTTTCTTACATCTTCAAATTGGTCAAAAAAATTCTCTAAGGACTCTTTCATTTTTTTATTTTGATTTTTCACATAATCAAGATTATATTGATTATTATTTTCCAAGAAATCCTTAACTACAGGTTCTTCAAAGCTCTCTATGACTTCTGCTAGTTCCTTAAAAATCGTGCCCCTAATTCTTGCCCCATCTTTTGTCGTATTAATAATATCTTTTTTTGGAAAATTATTTATATACATCTCCATTTGATTACGCATCCCTATAAAACCTTCATCCGTTAAAACTTTATCGCCATTATTACTTTCAACTTCCATAGCATTTTTAAAATCATTATCACTAACTATAGGGTTAATATTTTGAGTGTTAATACCCTCTGCAAATCTTTTATTATTTTTATATGCCAAATTTTGTCCGACTAAGATAATAGGATTGCAATTTAATGCATATAACAGTTGTAATGTAAGTACTGCAATTGAAGGCGCATCACGAACACCCTGTATCTCTTCTTCTCTATTTTTTAATCTTAAATAATTTGGTGATACTGTATCTTGTGTGGTTATCAGATGCATCTTAGGGCCTTTATATTTTTCTAACAGTTCATAACCAACACTTGATGCAAAAATCATTGGTATATTATCAATACCTAAATGAATAACTTTTTCAAAATTATATTGATTTCGTTCTTTTGGGTCATACGTACACATGGCGTCGGGATAAAGATCATTTTCTATCAGAGCATTAATTGCTGAACCTACTGAAAAAATATAGGCTAACTTATTTTCTTTTATATAACGCAGGTTTTCAATTTCTTCAGATAAAGAAGGACCGGCAGAAACTATAATTGCTGGCTTATCTTTAAATTTTTCTTTATTAACATCATGTAAAATATTAGGTGTATCGAGTACATATTTAAAGTTCAACATACTATTAATCACCCAACGCTTTTCAAAAGAAAAATCCGTTAAAACTTCATTGCGATGACGACGTGTTAATTCTTTAAATTTTTGGTAAAAATCTGTACATCCTTCTTTAAAAATGTTCTCATAGCTAGGCAATGTAACAATTAATACATTTCCATCAACAGTTCCTAATACATTTCTTAAAAAGAACTGTAAATCTGTTTCGAAAGATTGTACGTCCAAAAACATTGCTTGATGAACGATACTTTTTTTCAAAGGAATATTTTCTAAAAATGCATACATTA
The genomic region above belongs to Massilibacterium senegalense and contains:
- a CDS encoding polysaccharide pyruvyl transferase family protein, coding for MKKLNVLHLASFHGNIGDNANHNGVRNLLKKNLDFELVYTDLEIRRHYWGEWDFDDTFIEKVNQFDLLIIGGGNYFELWVEKSKTGTTIDLSPEQLAKINIPILFNGLGCDPNKGYTSETLTKFKKFLDYTLHSEKCLVSVRNDGSLDNIKDLIGLEYANKIYEIPDGGFFYNLIKSDFGQNLIGDGMNIAINLAGDMLERRFSGEVTYKEFIRKFSLYLESLFQDMPSLNIIFIPHIFRDLSIIFDVLENINDKYRRTNISVAPCIQGDDKFHHIFDIYSRCNLVLGTRFHSNVCNIALGIPTIGLVCYPNVKNLYKSLGLEDRIVDLKDNNFDHVLRIITNDTINNFNKIKEDYDNKKQHLLENANEFHCLVNEWLKKFY
- a CDS encoding acylneuraminate cytidylyltransferase family protein, producing the protein MYHNFSFVAIIPARGGSKGIPNKNIIEVCEKPLIQYTIESAKQSKYLDDIIVSTDSEQIANIARNLGASIPFLRPSWLATDESKTIDTVIFTLDKLNEFGEFYDYVVLLQPTQPLRKSLHIDEAIEKIIKYKLESLVSVSKVKEHPILMRTIREDETLKNILNINSTIRRQDFPDVYKVNGAIYINKINKSLNKNTSLNDNKLSYIMDEKYDLDIDSMTDLNILKKILCHNFTFKS
- a CDS encoding N-acetylneuraminate synthase family protein, which translates into the protein MTNPFIKIGKRYIGLDHKPLVICEIGINHEGSLSVAKQMVDAAYEAGAEVIKHQTHVVEDEMSKEAKKVIPGNTDVSIYEVMERCALNEKEEIELKKYVESKGMIFLSTPFSRAAANRLEKMGVIAYKIGSGECNNYPLIEHIASFGKPMIISTGMNNIESVRKTVTILESFHVPYALLHCTNIYPTPAELVRLGGMVELMKEFPHAVIGLSDHTLNNNACLAATALGASILERHFTDSKSRKGPDIVCSMNPKELSELMKSSMEISLMRGGKKEAIPEEKVTIDFAFSTVVSTKSIKTGEILTKENIWVKRPGTGEIKAEFYKRLLGKKVLRDIAKDEHLKWSDIEKIVGE
- the neuC gene encoding UDP-N-acetylglucosamine 2-epimerase, translated to MKKILFVTGTRADYGKIKSLMKRIEETPKFKLLIFVTGMHMLSKYGSTWTEIVKDGFKNVYQYINQKNQSDMDITLSNTILGLSNYVEEIKPDLIVVHGDRLEALAGAIVGSFNNIKVAHIEGGEVSGTIDESIRHAITKFSHIHLVSNERARQRVLQLGESNESIFIIGSPDIDIMLSDTLPNLDVVKERYEIFFNRYAIFMYHPVTTELNLLDKKVNLIIESLKKTGRNYIVIYPNNDPGSTSIINTYQQLEDELQFRVIPSMRFEYFLTLMKYAEFIIGNSSAGIMEAGVYGTPAIDIGNRQKGRYQIENMKNIVHVNEDKDEIIKAIEEVHLKKQENNIFGNGKSSEKFIKILNSEELWKINIQKKFIDTENY
- a CDS encoding motility associated factor glycosyltransferase family protein, producing the protein MILVDNITFLRQRFPNVREKLKKFDGRSLEQVKIVDSKVGLPTIQVTNENKSIFLHSKYDPMKEAERFIKQFKDVESYEHILFYGIGFGYHIEKFLGMYPEVSFSVYEPNEEIMYAFLENIPLKKSIVHQAMFLDVQSFETDLQFFLRNVLGTVDGNVLIVTLPSYENIFKEGCTDFYQKFKELTRRHRNEVLTDFSFEKRWVINSMLNFKYVLDTPNILHDVNKEKFKDKPAIIVSAGPSLSEEIENLRYIKENKLAYIFSVGSAINALIENDLYPDAMCTYDPKERNQYNFEKVIHLGIDNIPMIFASSVGYELLEKYKGPKMHLITTQDTVSPNYLRLKNREEEIQGVRDAPSIAVLTLQLLYALNCNPIILVGQNLAYKNNKRFAEGINTQNINPIVSDNDFKNAMEVESNNGDKVLTDEGFIGMRNQMEMYINNFPKKDIINTTKDGARIRGTIFKELAEVIESFEEPVVKDFLENNNQYNLDYVKNQNKKMKESLENFFDQFEDVRKMLKKMDLYRKQHNMKELPSIFTLFDYKFSDMINSIFYQTFVNPMIRVEFEFLQKKVQMIRNETNVIKKAKDIVNNFGNLLYQIESIFPTILYCFNDMENFIDKKTK